The following proteins come from a genomic window of Solwaraspora sp. WMMA2065:
- a CDS encoding hsp70 family protein: MNGPVRLAVDLGTTHTVAVVRRGDEPPRPLLFDGTPLLASGVCIDAAGGVHSGRDAQRLAAGEPHRFEPHPKRRVDDGSVLLGDRELPVTQLLAVTLRRVAAEAATAGVHPACGTVLTCPADWGAPRRDLLRAAATAAGLGPVRLLDEPIAAATYCVRVLGRQVPPGGTLAVFDFGGGTLDVAVVRNEPAVGGAGGLRVLATGGLDDLGGLDIDEALVAHLGHLVAVRDPQLWQRLSRPVTGADRRDRLAFWSEVRAAKEMLSRASAAPVAVPGRDDPMHLTREELDRVAGPLVDRAVDETRRVLQLAGVDPARLAALLLVGGASRMPLVASRLHARLGVAPSVPEQPELPVAYGALHHTPSTDVAAPSTAAPTGPGPTAPYLAQPGPPVPGPTTPAAGGDLPSPPARRRRRGRVVAAVAGAVAVTLAAGIGLTNGWLLDQFTGDGSGPRDTNLFGGLLGDDDDGGGTGDTAGGLTEIHQVTLPAGTGGSTVTVAGDLAVYAAVAVGGTTVTAVPAGGGDPAWTATVDVEPTQVRLTAAGGLLIVDAADSATDGGDDMRVVLDAADGTVRWKRSWQDLTDVVRLGTDVIVEIKDGIFDNAVARIDLTTGEQRWRREAPDDDLLVLDASRIRAATRWTGTEGVEDAGVLPPAGYGLRDNRYAEPGRFVELSEGSGRGFVLDTGDGDPIASGDLPLDHDAWTVYEGLAIGRLSDGASPGRAVLAAYDLDGFTRAWEVPLPAGDTIELVKPCGERLVCAAVDGGTYRTIAVDIGTGDEKWNRTSEFGFEDNWYAAPAGLVFGDQTFDTVDDFCLLDEDGGEITAADDTRSAAAVADGWVVVLGHRIDTASRTAVPQVSVWDAATGRRTAPVDVGTDLVDNRVTHAMVSGDTVAVVTADHQVRVLSVTGLG, translated from the coding sequence GTGAACGGACCGGTACGGCTCGCCGTCGACCTGGGCACCACACACACCGTCGCGGTGGTCCGCCGTGGCGACGAGCCACCCCGGCCGCTGCTGTTCGACGGCACTCCGCTGCTGGCCTCCGGGGTCTGTATCGACGCCGCCGGTGGCGTCCACAGCGGACGTGACGCGCAGCGGTTGGCCGCCGGGGAGCCGCACCGGTTCGAGCCGCACCCGAAACGGCGCGTCGACGACGGCTCGGTGCTGCTGGGTGACCGGGAGCTGCCGGTCACCCAGCTGCTGGCGGTGACCCTGCGCCGGGTCGCCGCCGAGGCCGCGACCGCCGGTGTGCATCCGGCCTGCGGCACCGTGCTGACCTGCCCCGCCGACTGGGGCGCCCCGCGTCGGGACCTGCTGCGCGCGGCCGCCACGGCGGCAGGGCTGGGCCCGGTGCGGCTGCTCGACGAGCCGATCGCGGCCGCCACCTACTGTGTCCGGGTGCTGGGCCGGCAGGTACCGCCGGGTGGCACGCTGGCCGTGTTCGACTTCGGCGGCGGCACCCTCGACGTGGCGGTGGTCCGCAACGAGCCTGCGGTAGGTGGAGCCGGCGGGCTGCGGGTGCTGGCCACCGGCGGGCTTGACGACCTCGGCGGGCTCGACATCGACGAGGCGCTGGTCGCCCACCTTGGCCACCTGGTCGCGGTCCGCGACCCGCAGCTGTGGCAGCGGCTCAGCCGGCCGGTGACCGGCGCCGACCGCCGTGACCGGCTCGCTTTCTGGTCCGAGGTGCGGGCCGCGAAGGAGATGCTGTCGCGGGCCTCGGCGGCGCCGGTGGCGGTGCCCGGGCGCGACGATCCGATGCATCTGACCCGGGAGGAGCTGGACCGCGTCGCCGGGCCGCTGGTCGACCGGGCGGTCGACGAGACCCGCCGGGTGCTGCAGCTGGCCGGGGTCGACCCGGCGCGGCTGGCCGCGCTGCTGCTGGTCGGTGGGGCCAGCCGGATGCCGCTGGTCGCCAGCCGGTTGCACGCCCGACTCGGGGTCGCCCCGTCGGTGCCGGAGCAGCCGGAGCTGCCGGTGGCGTACGGTGCGCTGCACCACACGCCGTCGACGGATGTCGCGGCGCCGTCGACCGCCGCTCCGACCGGGCCGGGCCCGACCGCGCCGTACCTTGCGCAGCCAGGCCCACCGGTGCCCGGACCCACCACACCGGCGGCTGGCGGCGATCTGCCGTCGCCGCCAGCACGTCGGCGGCGTCGCGGCCGGGTGGTCGCGGCGGTCGCCGGCGCCGTGGCGGTGACGCTGGCCGCCGGGATCGGCCTGACCAACGGTTGGCTGCTCGACCAGTTCACCGGCGACGGTAGCGGGCCCCGTGACACCAACCTGTTCGGTGGCCTGCTCGGCGACGACGACGACGGCGGCGGGACGGGGGACACCGCGGGCGGCCTGACCGAGATCCACCAGGTGACGTTGCCCGCCGGCACCGGCGGGTCGACGGTCACCGTCGCCGGTGACCTCGCCGTGTACGCGGCGGTCGCCGTCGGCGGCACCACCGTCACCGCGGTACCGGCCGGCGGCGGCGACCCGGCCTGGACCGCCACGGTGGACGTCGAACCGACGCAGGTGCGGCTCACCGCCGCCGGTGGGCTGCTCATCGTCGACGCCGCAGACTCGGCGACCGACGGCGGCGACGACATGCGGGTCGTGCTCGACGCCGCCGACGGCACGGTGCGGTGGAAACGCAGCTGGCAGGACCTTACCGACGTGGTCCGGCTGGGCACCGACGTGATCGTCGAGATCAAGGACGGCATTTTTGACAACGCGGTCGCCCGGATCGACCTGACCACTGGGGAGCAGCGGTGGCGACGCGAGGCCCCCGACGATGACCTGCTGGTCCTCGACGCGTCCCGGATCCGGGCGGCGACCCGGTGGACCGGCACGGAAGGTGTCGAGGACGCCGGGGTGCTGCCGCCCGCCGGGTACGGGCTGCGGGACAACCGGTACGCCGAGCCGGGCCGTTTCGTCGAGCTGAGTGAGGGCAGCGGCCGGGGGTTCGTGCTGGACACCGGCGACGGCGACCCGATCGCCAGCGGCGACCTGCCGCTGGACCACGACGCGTGGACCGTCTACGAAGGACTCGCGATCGGCCGGCTGTCCGACGGCGCGTCGCCGGGACGGGCTGTGCTGGCCGCGTACGACCTCGACGGTTTCACCCGCGCGTGGGAGGTGCCGCTGCCGGCCGGTGACACCATCGAACTGGTCAAACCGTGCGGGGAGCGACTGGTGTGCGCGGCGGTCGACGGCGGCACGTACCGCACGATCGCCGTCGACATCGGCACCGGCGACGAGAAGTGGAACCGCACAAGTGAGTTCGGATTCGAGGACAACTGGTACGCGGCGCCGGCCGGGCTCGTCTTCGGTGACCAGACGTTCGACACAGTTGACGACTTCTGCCTGCTCGACGAGGACGGCGGGGAGATCACCGCCGCCGACGACACCCGGTCGGCGGCGGCGGTGGCCGACGGCTGGGTGGTGGTGCTGGGCCACCGCATCGACACGGCGTCGAGGACCGCCGTGCCGCAGGTGTCCGTGTGGGACGCGGCGACCGGTCGACGGACCGCACCGGTCGACGTCGGCACTGACCTGGTGGACAACCGGGTGACACACGCGATGGTCAGCGGCGACACCGTCGCGGTGGTCACCGCCGACCATCAGGTGCGGGTGCTGTCCGTGACCGGGCTCGGCTGA
- a CDS encoding S1 family peptidase codes for MRDLSTPIRQIGSALAATAVLVGGLLASPAAAAAGPAPELGGEAALALADRLGDRSAGAYRDEVTGDLVVTVTDETAARVVRAAGGVARTVERGADDLARVTGALSRSAAVPGSSWYADPVSNQVVVSVDATVTGTRLALVEAVAARFGDAVRVERVAGTVETTAAGGDPVYSNGRCSLGFNVYDSAGRPGFLTAGHCTESRTQWMVDGVTNAGTTVASSFPGDDFGLVRWVDTTVNRPGAVNLYDGTLRDITGAGNPYVGQTVSKSGSTTGVTTGPVVAINVTVNYSAGPVTGLFQTSLCADKGDSGGAVFAGSTALGLHSGSNRAECRAYHQPVAEALSAYGVNVY; via the coding sequence GTGAGGGATCTATCCACGCCGATCAGACAGATCGGCTCCGCGCTGGCCGCCACCGCCGTACTGGTCGGTGGTCTGCTGGCGAGTCCGGCGGCCGCTGCCGCCGGGCCCGCCCCCGAACTCGGCGGTGAGGCCGCCCTGGCGCTGGCCGACCGGCTGGGTGACCGGTCCGCCGGGGCGTACCGGGACGAGGTCACCGGTGACCTGGTGGTGACCGTGACCGATGAGACGGCCGCCCGGGTGGTGCGCGCCGCGGGTGGGGTGGCCCGGACCGTCGAGCGTGGTGCCGATGATCTGGCCCGGGTCACTGGTGCCCTGTCTCGGTCGGCGGCTGTGCCGGGGAGCAGTTGGTACGCCGACCCGGTCAGCAACCAGGTCGTGGTGTCCGTCGACGCGACCGTCACCGGTACCCGGCTGGCGCTGGTCGAGGCGGTCGCGGCCCGCTTCGGCGACGCGGTCCGCGTCGAACGCGTCGCCGGCACGGTGGAGACCACCGCCGCCGGCGGCGACCCGGTCTACTCCAACGGCCGCTGCTCGCTCGGGTTCAACGTGTACGACAGCGCCGGCCGGCCGGGATTCCTCACCGCCGGGCACTGCACCGAGTCGCGTACGCAGTGGATGGTCGACGGGGTCACCAACGCCGGCACCACGGTCGCCAGTAGCTTCCCCGGTGACGACTTCGGCCTGGTCCGCTGGGTCGACACCACCGTCAACCGGCCCGGGGCGGTCAATCTGTACGACGGGACGCTGCGGGACATCACCGGCGCCGGGAACCCGTATGTGGGGCAGACGGTCAGCAAGAGCGGCAGTACCACCGGGGTCACCACCGGCCCGGTCGTCGCAATCAACGTCACCGTCAACTACTCGGCGGGTCCGGTGACCGGGCTGTTCCAGACCAGCCTGTGCGCGGACAAGGGCGACAGCGGCGGCGCGGTGTTCGCCGGCAGCACCGCACTGGGTCTGCACTCGGGCAGCAACCGGGCCGAGTGCCGGGCCTACCACCAGCCGGTGGCCGAGGCGCTGTCGGCGTACGGGGTCAACGTCTACTGA
- a CDS encoding threonine/serine dehydratase, whose product MMIIDVAQIEAAARRIADHVVRTPTVPSPGLSGLLGVPVTAKLELLQRTGSFKARGAAAKLLTLDDGQRAAGVVAVSGGNHGIAVAVMAQALDVKATVVMPRSAPERAVEVATAAGATVRVVDTMDEAFDLTSRLRAEGLAMVHPFDDPVVVAGQGTVGLEFAADAFADDRTAPTDVLVSVGGGALISGVAAALRARRPGVRVWGVETDGASAMAQACGHGGPVPVELSSIVSTLSAPTVSQLTYDHVTELVSDVLVVSDAEAVRGSLDLAEHAKVWAEPAAGCLLPAARRVVDQVGPDVRLGLVVCGGNVTVADLTGWARRFNLTG is encoded by the coding sequence ATGATGATCATTGACGTCGCGCAGATCGAGGCGGCGGCGCGGCGGATCGCCGACCATGTGGTGCGGACGCCGACGGTGCCCAGCCCCGGCCTGTCCGGGCTGCTCGGCGTACCGGTGACGGCGAAGCTGGAGCTGCTGCAGCGTACCGGGTCGTTCAAGGCGCGGGGCGCGGCGGCGAAGCTGCTGACCCTCGACGACGGGCAGCGGGCGGCCGGCGTGGTGGCGGTCAGCGGCGGCAACCACGGCATCGCGGTGGCGGTGATGGCGCAGGCCCTGGACGTGAAGGCGACGGTGGTGATGCCGCGTTCCGCGCCGGAGCGGGCGGTGGAGGTCGCCACCGCCGCCGGGGCGACGGTGCGGGTGGTCGACACCATGGACGAGGCGTTCGACCTGACGTCGCGGTTGCGGGCCGAAGGGCTGGCCATGGTGCATCCCTTTGACGACCCCGTGGTGGTCGCCGGGCAGGGCACCGTCGGTCTGGAGTTCGCCGCTGACGCGTTCGCCGACGACCGGACGGCACCGACGGACGTGCTGGTCAGCGTCGGCGGCGGCGCGTTGATCTCCGGGGTGGCGGCCGCGCTGCGCGCCCGCCGGCCCGGCGTCCGTGTCTGGGGGGTGGAGACCGACGGCGCGTCGGCGATGGCGCAGGCCTGCGGGCACGGCGGCCCCGTGCCGGTGGAACTGTCGTCGATCGTGTCGACGTTGAGCGCGCCGACGGTGTCGCAGCTGACCTACGACCACGTCACCGAGCTGGTCAGCGACGTGCTGGTGGTGTCGGACGCGGAGGCGGTGCGCGGCAGCCTGGACCTGGCCGAGCACGCCAAGGTGTGGGCAGAGCCGGCGGCCGGGTGTCTGCTGCCGGCCGCGCGCCGGGTGGTCGACCAGGTTGGCCCGGACGTCCGGCTCGGCCTGGTGGTCTGCGGCGGCAACGTCACCGTCGCCGATCTGACCGGTTGGGCCCGTCGGTTCAACCTGACCGGCTGA
- a CDS encoding S1 family peptidase — protein MIVPPLSIRRIGAAFAAGTVLVGGLLASPAAAAAGPAPELGGEAALALADRLGDRSAGAYRDEVTGDLVVTVTDETAARVVRAAGRVPRTVDGVANAGTTVASSFPGNDYGMVRWDNPNANRPGAVNMYNGSTRDISRAGNPYVGQAVGASGSTTGLTRGSVNAVNVTANYSAGAVNGLFRTNLCTAGGDSGGAVFAHNTALGLHSGGVVGACISFHQPVTEVLAAYNARVY, from the coding sequence ATGATCGTGCCACCCCTGTCGATCCGCCGGATCGGCGCGGCGTTCGCGGCCGGCACCGTACTGGTCGGTGGTCTGCTGGCGAGTCCGGCGGCCGCTGCCGCCGGGCCCGCCCCCGAGCTCGGCGGTGAGGCCGCCCTGGCGCTGGCCGACCGGCTGGGTGACCGGTCCGCCGGGGCGTACCGGGACGAGGTCACGGGTGACCTGGTGGTGACCGTGACCGATGAGACGGCCGCCCGGGTGGTCCGGGCCGCGGGTCGGGTGCCCCGGACCGTCGACGGAGTCGCCAACGCCGGCACCACGGTGGCCAGCAGCTTCCCCGGCAACGACTACGGCATGGTCCGCTGGGACAACCCCAACGCCAACCGGCCCGGCGCGGTCAACATGTACAACGGCAGCACCCGTGACATCAGTCGGGCCGGCAACCCGTACGTCGGGCAGGCGGTCGGTGCCAGCGGCAGTACCACCGGGCTGACCCGGGGGTCGGTGAACGCTGTGAACGTCACGGCGAACTACTCGGCCGGCGCGGTGAACGGGCTGTTCCGGACCAACCTGTGCACCGCCGGTGGTGACAGCGGCGGCGCGGTGTTCGCCCACAACACAGCCCTGGGCCTGCACTCCGGCGGAGTTGTCGGCGCGTGCATCTCCTTCCACCAGCCGGTGACCGAGGTGCTCGCGGCGTACAACGCCCGGGTGTACTGA
- a CDS encoding TetR/AcrR family transcriptional regulator, producing MEEAIRMARAGLNAQRLTTAGAELADEIGFDQVTVSALARRVGVAVASLYAHVRGSDDLRTRIALLALAELADRAADAVAGRSGRDALAGLADAYRDYAREHPGRYAAARLRLDPATAAASAGGRHTRLLRAVLHGYRMPEQEQTHAVRLIGATIHGYLDLAAAGGFSHSDPDPQDSWPRILDALDASLRHWPGAPTDVDV from the coding sequence ATGGAGGAGGCGATACGGATGGCGCGGGCCGGACTGAACGCGCAGCGGTTGACCACGGCCGGCGCGGAGCTGGCCGACGAGATCGGCTTCGACCAGGTGACCGTCTCCGCGCTGGCCCGCCGCGTCGGCGTCGCCGTGGCCAGCCTGTACGCGCACGTCCGCGGCTCCGACGACCTGAGGACCCGGATCGCCCTGCTCGCCCTGGCCGAGCTCGCCGACCGGGCCGCCGACGCCGTCGCCGGCCGGTCCGGCAGGGACGCGCTGGCCGGGCTCGCCGACGCCTACCGCGACTACGCCCGCGAGCACCCCGGCCGCTACGCCGCCGCCCGGCTGCGGCTCGACCCGGCCACCGCCGCAGCCAGCGCCGGCGGCCGGCACACCCGGCTGCTGCGCGCCGTGCTGCACGGCTACCGGATGCCCGAACAGGAACAGACCCACGCGGTACGGCTGATCGGCGCCACCATCCACGGCTACCTCGACCTGGCGGCCGCCGGCGGGTTCAGCCACAGCGACCCAGACCCGCAGGACAGCTGGCCCCGCATCCTGGACGCACTCGACGCGTCGCTGCGCCACTGGCCCGGCGCGCCGACGGATGTCGATGTGTAG
- a CDS encoding FBP domain-containing protein yields MPRDLAGRPWDDLDFLGWRDPQSPARAYLVTELAGRPAAVALRCPDPAARHLRRSMCSICLTAPQAGVSFMVAPKAGRAGQQGNSVGTYLCGDLACSLYVRGRKDPGPGARLPESLTLQEKTARTRAAVAAFVAKVTG; encoded by the coding sequence GTGCCGCGTGACCTCGCCGGCCGGCCGTGGGACGACCTGGACTTCCTCGGCTGGCGCGACCCGCAGTCGCCGGCCCGTGCCTACCTGGTCACCGAGCTGGCGGGCCGTCCGGCGGCGGTCGCGTTGCGCTGCCCCGATCCGGCCGCCCGCCACCTGCGGCGCTCCATGTGCTCGATCTGCCTGACCGCGCCGCAGGCCGGGGTGTCGTTCATGGTCGCGCCGAAGGCGGGCCGGGCCGGCCAGCAGGGCAACTCGGTCGGCACCTACCTGTGCGGCGACCTCGCCTGCTCGCTGTACGTGCGCGGCAGGAAGGACCCGGGGCCGGGCGCCAGGCTGCCGGAATCACTGACCCTGCAAGAAAAGACCGCCCGGACCCGGGCCGCCGTCGCCGCGTTCGTCGCCAAGGTGACCGGCTGA
- a CDS encoding cation diffusion facilitator family transporter, translating to MSTYSAIAMDHDHHRHDHHPHGHRHPVRRAWWRRALHRLTPHTHDTAAKVDDSLEASRDGLRALWISLAVLAATAAAQAVIVAASGSVALLGDTLHNVTDALTAVPLAIAFLIGRRAATRAYTYGFGRAEDLAGVVIVVVIAGSAIAAGWTAVDRLIHPTSMTHVPWVAAAGVVGFAGNEIVARYRIRVGRRIGSAALVADGLHARTDGFTSLAVVAAAGGAAAGWQWADPLVGLAITVAIGYVLRDAAREVYRRLMDAVDPALVDIAETTLRAVPGVRDVTAVRLRWIGHRLHAEADLVVDADLSLLAAHEVAADAEHQLTHAVPRLVSATVHTDPAGHAGAHHHVTLSHRRRAATLR from the coding sequence ATGAGCACGTATTCTGCCATCGCCATGGACCACGACCACCACCGTCACGACCACCACCCGCACGGTCACCGGCATCCGGTGCGGCGGGCCTGGTGGCGACGGGCGCTGCACCGGCTCACCCCGCACACCCACGACACCGCCGCCAAGGTCGACGACTCCCTCGAAGCGTCCCGCGACGGACTCCGCGCCCTGTGGATCTCCCTGGCGGTCCTCGCCGCCACCGCCGCCGCCCAGGCGGTCATCGTCGCCGCCTCCGGCTCGGTTGCGCTGCTCGGCGACACCCTGCACAACGTCACCGACGCGCTGACCGCCGTACCCCTGGCGATCGCGTTCCTGATCGGCCGGCGCGCCGCCACCCGCGCCTACACGTACGGGTTCGGCCGCGCCGAGGACCTCGCCGGCGTCGTCATCGTGGTCGTCATCGCCGGCTCGGCGATCGCCGCAGGCTGGACCGCCGTCGACCGGCTGATCCACCCGACGTCGATGACCCACGTGCCGTGGGTGGCCGCCGCCGGGGTCGTCGGCTTCGCCGGCAACGAGATCGTCGCCCGCTACCGGATCCGGGTCGGCCGGCGCATCGGCTCGGCCGCGCTGGTCGCCGACGGGCTGCACGCCCGTACCGACGGATTCACCTCACTGGCCGTCGTCGCCGCAGCCGGGGGCGCGGCGGCCGGCTGGCAGTGGGCCGACCCGCTGGTCGGCCTCGCGATCACCGTCGCGATCGGGTACGTGCTGCGTGACGCCGCCCGCGAGGTGTACCGGCGGCTGATGGACGCCGTCGACCCGGCCCTGGTCGACATCGCCGAAACGACCCTGCGCGCGGTGCCCGGCGTCCGCGACGTGACAGCGGTACGGCTGCGCTGGATCGGCCACCGGCTGCACGCCGAAGCCGACCTCGTCGTCGACGCCGACCTGAGCCTGCTCGCCGCGCACGAGGTGGCCGCCGACGCCGAACACCAGCTCACCCACGCCGTACCCCGGCTGGTGTCGGCGACCGTGCACACCGACCCGGCCGGGCACGCCGGGGCGCACCACCACGTCACGTTGTCGCACCGCCGCCGGGCCGCGACGCTGCGGTAG
- a CDS encoding metalloregulator ArsR/SmtB family transcription factor, translating to MYARDNAAGATDGQQQPTGAQVDTAVTALKMLADPTRLRLLWQLRDGEHDVGTLAAAVGAARPAVSQHLAKLLLAGLVASRRDGRRVLYRARGGHVRRLVTEALYAADHYLTGTPDHD from the coding sequence ATGTACGCACGCGACAACGCTGCAGGTGCCACGGATGGGCAGCAGCAACCGACCGGCGCGCAGGTCGACACGGCGGTGACCGCGTTGAAGATGCTGGCCGACCCGACCCGGCTACGCCTGCTGTGGCAGCTGCGCGACGGCGAACACGACGTCGGCACCCTCGCGGCGGCGGTCGGCGCCGCGAGGCCCGCCGTGTCGCAGCACCTGGCGAAACTGCTGCTCGCCGGCCTGGTCGCCAGCCGCCGTGACGGCCGCCGGGTGCTCTACCGGGCACGCGGCGGCCACGTCCGCCGCCTGGTCACCGAGGCCCTGTACGCCGCCGACCATTACCTGACCGGAACCCCCGACCACGACTGA
- the rox gene encoding rifampin monooxygenase — translation MFDVIIAGSGPTGVMLASELRLHGVSVLVVEKDTEPTSHVRAGGLHVRSIEIMDQRGLLDRFLAYGQRYPFGGFAGIDKPAPDRLDTAHGYVLAIPQPVTDRLLTERATELGAEIRRGCELVGLRQDDGQVTAELADGTRLRSRYLVGCDGGRSTVRNLLGVAFPGEPTRVDTLLGEMTVAVAPETVAAVVAEVRVTEKRFGAAPLGDGVYRLVVPAAGVAADRSVAPTIEEFARQLRVTAGTDFGVHSPRWLSRFGDATRLAQRYRVGRVLLAGDAAHIHPPLGGQGLNLGIQDALNLGWKLAAEVAGWAPGGLLDSYHTERRPVAAAVLDNTRAQMELLSTEPGPQAVRRLLAELMDIEEVNRRLIEKVTAIGIRYDVGGEDGDGGGGSAHDLLGRRLRDVALTGGRRLYELTRGGRGLLLDQTGRLSVTGWVDRVDHVVDASDDLDVAAVLLRPDGHVAWVGDDQQDLLHHLPRWFGVADNRLRPAASTP, via the coding sequence ATGTTCGACGTCATCATTGCCGGCAGTGGGCCGACCGGTGTGATGCTGGCCAGCGAGTTACGGCTGCACGGCGTGTCCGTACTCGTCGTGGAAAAGGACACGGAGCCGACCAGCCACGTCCGCGCGGGCGGCCTGCATGTGCGCAGCATCGAGATCATGGACCAGCGTGGCCTGCTGGACCGGTTCCTCGCGTACGGCCAGCGGTATCCGTTCGGCGGCTTCGCCGGCATCGACAAACCCGCGCCGGACCGGCTGGACACCGCGCACGGGTACGTGCTCGCCATCCCGCAACCCGTCACCGACCGCCTGCTGACCGAACGCGCCACCGAACTCGGTGCCGAGATCCGGCGCGGCTGCGAACTGGTCGGCCTGCGCCAAGACGACGGTCAGGTGACCGCGGAACTGGCCGACGGGACCCGGCTGCGTTCGCGCTACCTGGTCGGCTGCGACGGCGGCCGCAGCACGGTGCGCAACCTGCTCGGCGTCGCCTTTCCCGGCGAACCGACCCGGGTCGACACCCTGCTGGGCGAGATGACGGTGGCCGTAGCGCCGGAGACCGTCGCCGCCGTGGTCGCCGAGGTCCGCGTCACCGAGAAGCGGTTCGGGGCCGCGCCGCTGGGCGACGGCGTGTACCGGCTGGTGGTGCCCGCCGCAGGGGTGGCCGCCGACCGTAGCGTCGCACCGACCATCGAGGAGTTCGCCCGGCAACTGCGGGTGACCGCCGGCACCGACTTCGGCGTGCACTCACCGCGCTGGCTGTCCCGGTTCGGTGACGCCACCCGGCTTGCGCAGCGCTACCGGGTCGGCCGGGTCCTGCTGGCCGGCGACGCCGCGCACATCCATCCGCCACTCGGCGGCCAGGGCCTCAACCTCGGCATCCAGGACGCGCTCAACCTCGGCTGGAAACTCGCGGCCGAGGTCGCCGGCTGGGCGCCCGGCGGGCTGCTCGACAGCTACCACACCGAACGGCGCCCGGTGGCGGCCGCCGTGCTGGACAACACCCGGGCGCAGATGGAACTGCTGTCCACCGAGCCGGGCCCGCAGGCGGTGCGCCGGCTGCTCGCCGAGCTGATGGACATCGAGGAGGTCAACCGCCGCCTGATCGAGAAGGTCACCGCCATCGGGATCCGCTACGACGTCGGCGGCGAGGACGGCGACGGCGGTGGCGGCTCAGCCCACGACCTGCTCGGCCGGCGGCTGCGCGACGTAGCGCTGACCGGCGGCCGCCGCCTGTACGAGCTGACGCGTGGCGGCCGTGGACTGCTGCTCGACCAGACCGGCCGGTTGTCGGTCACCGGCTGGGTGGACCGGGTCGACCACGTCGTCGACGCCAGCGACGACCTGGACGTAGCCGCCGTCCTGCTGCGTCCCGACGGCCATGTGGCCTGGGTCGGCGACGACCAGCAGGATCTGCTCCACCACCTGCCCCGCTGGTTCGGCGTAGCCGACAACCGGCTCAGGCCCGCCGCGTCGACACCGTAG
- a CDS encoding nucleotidyl transferase AbiEii/AbiGii toxin family protein yields MTSEEFQAEVARLALAVAQRHGFALAGGHALIAYGVVDRPTEDVDLFTDQSGGVTAAADLVMSTLSRAGLHVEAVTDSADLGDVFDGFEHDLVECEVRRGDQTVRLQMVRFDRHHQPVMMQIGPVLHLDDVVASKVVALATRAAPRDYIDTAAALARYSRNRLIQLARQADSGLTEEDFTDAMQRLDRMDDAVFREIYGLTATQVNEIRHCFSTWPRFAP; encoded by the coding sequence GTGACATCAGAGGAGTTCCAGGCCGAGGTGGCACGGCTGGCGCTCGCCGTGGCCCAGCGACACGGCTTCGCGTTAGCAGGCGGACACGCGCTGATCGCATACGGCGTGGTGGACCGGCCGACCGAAGACGTCGACCTGTTCACGGACCAGTCCGGTGGGGTCACCGCGGCTGCCGACCTGGTGATGTCGACCCTGAGTCGTGCTGGACTGCACGTCGAGGCGGTCACGGATTCAGCCGACCTCGGCGACGTCTTCGACGGTTTCGAGCATGATCTCGTCGAGTGCGAGGTGCGTCGCGGGGACCAGACGGTGCGGCTGCAGATGGTGCGGTTCGACCGGCACCACCAGCCGGTCATGATGCAGATCGGGCCGGTGCTGCACCTTGATGACGTGGTTGCCTCAAAGGTGGTGGCACTCGCTACCCGGGCTGCCCCTCGCGATTACATCGATACTGCCGCCGCCCTAGCCCGCTACTCCAGAAATCGGCTGATCCAGCTCGCCCGGCAGGCGGATTCTGGTCTGACCGAGGAGGACTTCACCGATGCCATGCAGCGGCTGGACCGGATGGACGACGCCGTCTTCCGCGAGATCTATGGGCTGACCGCGACACAGGTCAACGAGATTCGCCACTGCTTCTCCACCTGGCCGAGGTTTGCGCCCTGA
- a CDS encoding NAD(P)H-dependent oxidoreductase, protein MKIIALSCTQKRLPSLTDALLEAAISGVVREVSDARIQRIRLIDHRIAMCEGEDTCLDPEVGRCTLDDDFAQVVDLAEGAQAMLLAMPVYAGNVPAVLKIFQERLKSFMNAGQRPFGNLLVGTIVHSRTMLTEPALGSLFPWYLRLRNRNVASACVAQGEHQDLTRTAAVDLCVAVGRQLAMTLDVSRSPADARTALPVVQPPVRPRCGDPAASSPSGG, encoded by the coding sequence GTGAAGATCATCGCGTTGTCCTGCACACAGAAGCGTCTGCCGTCGCTGACCGACGCGCTGCTCGAGGCGGCGATCAGCGGTGTCGTCCGGGAGGTCAGCGACGCGCGGATCCAGCGGATCCGGTTGATCGACCATCGCATCGCGATGTGCGAGGGCGAGGACACCTGCCTGGACCCCGAGGTGGGTCGGTGCACACTCGACGACGACTTCGCGCAGGTCGTCGACCTGGCCGAGGGCGCGCAGGCGATGCTGCTCGCCATGCCCGTGTACGCGGGCAACGTACCGGCGGTGTTGAAGATCTTCCAGGAGCGGTTGAAGAGTTTCATGAACGCCGGGCAGCGCCCGTTCGGCAACCTGCTGGTGGGGACGATCGTGCATTCGCGCACGATGCTGACCGAGCCCGCGCTGGGTTCGTTGTTCCCGTGGTACCTGCGGCTACGGAACAGGAACGTGGCGTCGGCGTGCGTCGCCCAGGGCGAGCATCAGGACCTGACCCGTACCGCGGCGGTCGACCTGTGTGTGGCGGTGGGCCGGCAGCTCGCCATGACACTCGACGTCAGCCGGTCACCGGCGGACGCGCGGACGGCGTTGCCGGTGGTTCAACCGCCGGTCCGGCCCCGCTGCGGCGACCCGGCCGCGTCGTCGCCTTCCGGCGGGTGA